From one Candidatus Komeilibacteria bacterium CG_4_10_14_0_2_um_filter_37_10 genomic stretch:
- the metG gene encoding methionine--tRNA ligase: MGQFVEGKNPAEIVDFYHQQFTDNFLRLGFTHDLYAKTMDPEHQQLVQQFFQCLYEQQYLFPKIIPQLYCSPCQRFLVDRYVEGECPNCHANGARGDQCDLCGKTYEAIALINPHCKTCASSAQIKESTQLHFNLQILQPKLTAWIDQVKHNWRTNAQHTTEGWLKEGLTNRAVTRDIDWGIPVPIEGFTDKVIYVWFEAVLGYLTTSIRHCGGDLDAGPWEAWWRKENNPLHYYVHGKDNIPFHTIIFPAMLLAYGNLALATHIISSEYLQLPAGQKFSTSQGCGTTIPDFLDLVGKVSGLEVDSLRFFLIANHPENKDAQFSWTELANQHNTELVNKLSNLVNRIHKLTLDNFHNQVPEPVALSTPDQAMLQVLVDGYQNIGTSLEAGSMRQTSRLWLEIVEKANAYLNQQAPWKQIKTDRQQAANTLYVGWQVLCNLHSLLQPFLPFTCQRLANILNLPPTTGSWRFTTLPAGTLLGSGLFLFTRINRADLPAD, from the coding sequence ATTGGTCAATTTGTTGAAGGTAAAAATCCGGCTGAAATCGTGGACTTTTATCACCAGCAATTTACCGACAACTTTCTTCGTCTTGGTTTCACTCATGATCTTTATGCTAAAACCATGGACCCAGAACACCAGCAACTTGTCCAACAATTTTTTCAATGCTTGTATGAACAGCAATATCTGTTCCCTAAAATCATTCCGCAACTTTATTGTTCCCCTTGCCAACGATTTTTAGTAGATCGTTATGTAGAGGGTGAGTGTCCTAATTGTCATGCCAATGGCGCTCGCGGCGACCAATGCGATCTCTGCGGAAAAACGTATGAGGCAATCGCCCTGATCAATCCGCATTGTAAAACTTGTGCTAGTAGTGCTCAAATAAAAGAATCTACCCAACTCCATTTTAATTTGCAAATTTTGCAACCAAAATTGACAGCTTGGATCGATCAAGTCAAGCACAACTGGCGCACTAATGCTCAACACACTACGGAAGGTTGGCTCAAGGAAGGTTTGACTAACCGCGCAGTTACCCGTGATATCGATTGGGGCATTCCTGTTCCGATTGAAGGTTTTACTGACAAAGTCATCTATGTCTGGTTTGAAGCAGTCTTGGGTTATCTGACGACATCAATCAGACACTGTGGTGGTGATTTAGACGCTGGTCCTTGGGAGGCGTGGTGGCGTAAAGAAAACAATCCTTTACACTACTATGTTCACGGAAAAGATAACATTCCTTTTCACACCATTATTTTCCCAGCTATGCTTTTGGCATATGGTAATCTGGCTCTAGCTACTCACATCATTTCCTCCGAGTATCTGCAATTACCAGCTGGTCAAAAATTCTCTACTTCGCAAGGGTGTGGAACTACCATTCCGGACTTTCTGGATTTAGTCGGAAAAGTTAGTGGTCTCGAGGTAGATTCATTACGGTTTTTCCTCATTGCTAACCATCCGGAAAATAAGGATGCGCAATTCTCTTGGACTGAGCTCGCTAATCAGCACAACACTGAACTGGTGAATAAACTCAGTAATTTAGTTAATCGTATCCATAAATTGACATTGGATAATTTTCACAATCAAGTTCCCGAACCAGTTGCATTATCGACACCTGATCAAGCTATGCTCCAAGTCCTAGTTGATGGTTATCAAAACATCGGTACCTCTTTAGAAGCTGGTTCAATGCGTCAAACATCGCGGTTGTGGCTCGAGATTGTCGAAAAGGCTAATGCCTATTTAAATCAACAGGCGCCATGGAAGCAAATAAAAACTGACCGCCAGCAGGCAGCCAATACGCTCTATGTAGGCTGGCAAGTTCTCTGTAACTTACACAGTCTATTGCAACCATTTTTGCCTTTTACCTGTCAACGCCTGGCAAACATTCTTAACTTACCGCCGACAACAGGTAGTTGGCGATTTACTACCTTGCCAGCTGGCACTTTACTCGGTTCCGGCCTATTTCTCTTTACGCGGATCAACCGAGCTGATTTACCAGCTGATTAG